In Pseudomonas sp. P5_109, the genomic window GTGTGACAGCGGCGAGCGTTATGCCACGACCTATTACGATCAGGACTGGCTCAAGGCTCAGGGGTATGACTTGGGTAGCTTGATGGCTGCGGTAGCGGCGACGGTAGAGCGGGGTGAGGCGTTGCCGGAGTCGGTGCTGCGCGCCAACATCTGACCCCTCGAAGATCAAATGTGGGAGCGGGCTTGCTCGCGAAGGCGGTGGATCAGCCAACACACAGGTTGGATGTGAAACCGTCTTCGCGAGCAAGCCCGCTCCCACATTCGGGGGCTGTCAGTCCTGGAGACCGAGGATATCCCGAGCCACAGCTTCCGCAATCCGAATCCCGTCAACACCTGCCGACAGAATCCCGCCCGCATAACCGGCACCTTCGCCGGCCGGGAACAAGCCCTTCACGTTCAGGCTCTGCATCGACTCGTTACGGGTCATGCGCAGCGGCGAGGACGTGCGAGTCTCAATCCCGGTCAACACCGCGTCGTGCAACGAGTAACCACGAATCTGCTTTTCGAACGCCGGCAAGGCTTCGCGAATCGCTTCGATGGCGAACGCCGGCAGTGCCAGCGCCAGATCACCCAGGGCAACGCCCGGCTTGTAGGACGGCTCGACGCTGCCCAGTTCGGTGGAGGGTTTGCCTGCGATAAAGTCGCCGACCAGTTGCGCCGGGGCTTCGTAGTTGCTGCCGCCCAGCACAAAGGCGTGGGATTCCAGGCGTTCCTGCAACTCGATACCGGCCAGCGGGCCGCCCGGATAATCGACTTCCGGGGTGATGCCGACGACGATACCGGAGTTGGCATTGCGCTCGTTACGCGAGTATTGGCTCATGCCGTTGGTGACCACACGGTTCGGCTCGGACGTCGCCGCCACCACCGTTCCGCCCGGGCACATGCAGAAGCTGTAGACCGAACGACCATTCTTGGCGTGGTGCACCAGTTTGTAGTCGGCGGCGCCCAGTTTCGGGTGGCCGGCGTACTTGCCCAGGCGCGCACGGTCGATCAGCGACTGCGGGTGCTCGATGCGGAAACCCACCGAGAACGGCTTGGCTTCCATGAACACGCCACGGCCGTGGAGCATGCGGAAGGTATCGCGGGCGCTGTGACCGAGGGCCAGGATCACGTGTTTCGAATGGATTTGCTCGCCACCGTTGAGCTCGACGCCGACCAGTTGGCCGTCTTCGATCAACACGTCGGTGACGCGCTGCTGGAAGCGCACTTCGCCGCCGAGGGCGCGAATCTGCTCACGCATGTTTTCCACAACGCCGGTCAGACGGAACGTACCGATGTGCGGTTTGCTGACGTAGAGGATTTCTTCCGGCGCGCCGGCCTTGACGAATTCGTGCAGGACTTTGCGACCGAGGAATTTCGGGTCCTTGATCTGGCTGTAGAGCTTGCCGTCGGAGAATGTCCCCGCGCCGCCTTCACCGAACTGCACGTTGGATTCGGGGTTGAGCACGTTTTTGCGCCACAGGCCCCAGGTGTCCTTGGTGCGCTGGCGTACTTCGGTGCCACGCTCGAGGATGATCGGCTTGAAGCCCATTTGCGCCAGCAGCAGCCCGGCGAAAATCCCGCACGGACCGAAGCCGACGACGATCGGGCGCGCGCTCAGGTCGGCCGGTGCCTGGCCAACCACTTTGTAGCTGACATCCGGTGCCACGTTGACGTTACGGTCATCGGCGAACTTGTGCAGCACCGCCGCCTCGTCGCGAACTTCAAGGTCGATGGTGTAGATGAAACACAGTTCGGAGGACTTTTTACGCGCATCGTAGCTGCGCTTGAACAAGGTGAAATCGAGCAGATCATCGCTGGCAAGCCCTAAGCGCTGCACGATGGCGGGGCGCAGGTCTTCATCGGGATGGTCGATCGGCAACTTGAGTTCGGTGATTCGTAACATGGCAGGATCCGGTTCGCGGGGCGCACAACTGCGCCAGGGCGTTTGAAGCCCGCGATTATAAGCCCCAAAGGCGCAGGCCTGTGAGGCTTAAACGATCAGTCGTCGCGCGAGCCGCCGAAATACCCGCATCCACGCTGGACCTGACCGTCAACGCGCAGTTCGGCACTCATGTGCTGGATGCTGCCGGTGCTGCTGTCGACGCAACGTTGCGGTGCAACCCACAGTTCGATGTGCTGGTTGTTGGCTTCGGTGCTGAGGTTGAAACGGCCATCGCCCAGTTGCTCTTCGACGTAAGGCACGGCCAATGGCGGCTGGCCGGCGCGGTCGACGACCATGCCTTTGCCGCTGACTTTCACGCTCCACTCCGGAGTGTGGCCGGCGGCGCGCAGGATCAGCAATTTGAAATTCGGATCGTCGCACGCGGTGCCCGAGCGCTCGACGCGGTACAACTGCTCCAGATCGAGCTGGCCGTCACCGCCGCTGCCGGCCACAACCCGCCCGCGCACGTCGGCAAACAGCTTGCCTTGCTTATCCGCCAGGCTTGCAGCCTGCTGCAGGACACTGGTACCGCCCGTGTCGTTGACCACGTAGCGGTTAGCCTGGTTGCACGGCTGGAACAGCAGTTTGCCGTCCGCCGCGGTCAACTGGCCTTGCATGCGTGTCTGGCCGACATGGGAGGCGCTCTGCCGCTCACCCTCGAACAACTGGCAAGCGGCGAACAGCGGAAGCAGGGCAACGAGGACTAAGGAACGGGCAACACGCATCTTGGGGTCTCCTGACAAGTGCCGCCACGTTACTCAGCCTGACCGTTCATCACAACCCGCGCGTTGCGATTGGCCATGGAATTTGGACACGTAACATCCGGCTTTACTTCAGATAAGGGGACGACGGAAGTTTGCACGTAACCTTGTAGGCTTTTCGTTGAAGGAGGTTGTATGAAGGGATCAGGCAAGCTGCTTCTGGTGGCGTTGGCAATGACGACGGCGCTGCAGTGTCGAGCGGCAGATTTTGCATTTTCGTCACGGTCGGACTTCTCCGAGATGAATCTGCAGCTAAAACAGGCGGGCGAATCGAATCCACAATTCATCGATCTTCAGGTCACCTTAAGTCCTGAGGCGCAACGCCGCTTTACCCAGGTCACGCGCGACGAAATGCATCAGCCTTTGCGGCTGTTCATCAACGGCGTGCTGGTGTCGACCGCGACGATTCAATCGGTTATCCGCGGACCCAGTCTGAGGATAGTAGTACCGAGCCAGATCGCCCGCGATTTGCTGCCCACGCTAC contains:
- a CDS encoding COG3650 family protein; protein product: MRVARSLVLVALLPLFAACQLFEGERQSASHVGQTRMQGQLTAADGKLLFQPCNQANRYVVNDTGGTSVLQQAASLADKQGKLFADVRGRVVAGSGGDGQLDLEQLYRVERSGTACDDPNFKLLILRAAGHTPEWSVKVSGKGMVVDRAGQPPLAVPYVEEQLGDGRFNLSTEANNQHIELWVAPQRCVDSSTGSIQHMSAELRVDGQVQRGCGYFGGSRDD
- a CDS encoding NAD(P)/FAD-dependent oxidoreductase; the protein is MLRITELKLPIDHPDEDLRPAIVQRLGLASDDLLDFTLFKRSYDARKKSSELCFIYTIDLEVRDEAAVLHKFADDRNVNVAPDVSYKVVGQAPADLSARPIVVGFGPCGIFAGLLLAQMGFKPIILERGTEVRQRTKDTWGLWRKNVLNPESNVQFGEGGAGTFSDGKLYSQIKDPKFLGRKVLHEFVKAGAPEEILYVSKPHIGTFRLTGVVENMREQIRALGGEVRFQQRVTDVLIEDGQLVGVELNGGEQIHSKHVILALGHSARDTFRMLHGRGVFMEAKPFSVGFRIEHPQSLIDRARLGKYAGHPKLGAADYKLVHHAKNGRSVYSFCMCPGGTVVAATSEPNRVVTNGMSQYSRNERNANSGIVVGITPEVDYPGGPLAGIELQERLESHAFVLGGSNYEAPAQLVGDFIAGKPSTELGSVEPSYKPGVALGDLALALPAFAIEAIREALPAFEKQIRGYSLHDAVLTGIETRTSSPLRMTRNESMQSLNVKGLFPAGEGAGYAGGILSAGVDGIRIAEAVARDILGLQD
- a CDS encoding SecDF P1 head subdomain-containing protein is translated as MKGSGKLLLVALAMTTALQCRAADFAFSSRSDFSEMNLQLKQAGESNPQFIDLQVTLSPEAQRRFTQVTRDEMHQPLRLFINGVLVSTATIQSVIRGPSLRIVVPSQIARDLLPTLLEPPIL